Part of the Sorghum bicolor cultivar BTx623 chromosome 1, Sorghum_bicolor_NCBIv3, whole genome shotgun sequence genome, CTCCTGCCGGTCGCCCTGGCGACAATGGCAGGGCGGCCCAGAACGAGGCTGGCAACTACGGCAACGGTGCTCCCAGGGGCGGCTACTCCGGCGGCCGCGGCTACGGTTCGCCGAGGGGCGACTACTCTGGCGGCCGGGGCAACCGCGGCGGCTACCAAGGCAATGGCGGCTACCACAACCAGGGCGGCAACGGCGGTGGGTACCACCAGCAGCAGGGGGGCTACCAGCGCCATGACAACTACTACCGTCCCCGGGGACGCAGCTACTACGGCAACGGCCGCAACCCTGCCCCCAAGCCCATCGTTGTCGAGGACATGAACTTGTTCCCGCCGCTACCCGCCTCCTCTGCTCCGGCCCGAGCTGCCGCACCTGCTGCAGCTCCCACAGCCGCCTCTGCCCCCGCCCCCACCCCCGCGCAGTCGTAGATCTCTTCTGATTAGTCGCTTTATCTTTTGGTGATAGGAATTTGTGGAGAGATGAACATTGGAGGAGGTGCTCCTCGATTTTGTAACGGAtggtataatatttttattaagtTTCTTTTGCTTAAGTATCGTTGTTGCCTTTTTTTGAGTTCTGGTTTGATATCTCTTTCGTTGCTACCCcttttgatttgatttgatagCATACTCTCGTAAATCATGACATAGTCGCAGCTTTTTTGTCGATGCCGATTGATTTAAACAATTCTAGAAGGTACTGTAGTCGGCACTCCAAAAGCAAACTGCTCATGGATTTATTAATTACTGAATCGACTAACTAACTTTTATGCAAGATTGGGTTTGGTATTTTAGAACTTTTTAAAGGAAGAAGAGTAAGTTTTTTTCTCTGTTCACACAAAGTGAGCGTATTAGGCATTTGGATATTATCAACCTAGTAAATCCCTCTTAATTAATCATTAGACAAAATTAAAACTTgcacatttttttattttgaaatatTCCATAGTAGGTGAATCACTTTAAGTaattaaaatttttataaaaattagTGGACTTCCTGCCTTTGAAACTATTATTTAAAATTGTATTAATGTTTGTATctctatataaatatattatagtgATATTATTTAGTTAACTAATGTTTGTTTGATACATttttgggttcccaaatagagatatgtatatatactaaaaataatatattaaaaggattgatagatttaaaacattctttttGGTCATGAACAGATAAAAGATTTTTCTGAGAGTATATAATATAGGAttgcctaaggccttgtttagttccaaaatattttacaaaatagctcttttcgtttgtatttgataaatattgtccaatcatggactaaccaggctcaaaagatttatctcgtcaatttctaccaaaatgtacaattagtttttatttttatctatatttaatacttcatgtgtgtaaagattcgatgtgacgggaaatctgaaaaattttacaaatttttttttgaactaacatTTGTccatccattggtttttccgaTGCAATGAGGATGAGGATTACATAACGCTGAAGGCAGCGTGACGCCAGTACCGGCATGACGCCCCTCGTGCGCAAGCGCATCGTCGGCGCCCGCGTCCACCTCATGGTCATGGACCTGGGCTGCCGCAGCCGCACGCGCCGGTCAACCACCCCGCCTCAActtttctctgtttttttttttaatacgCGAACCGTCTCTACTAGTCTCACAAGCCCGGACCGTGCGTCGTGGTCAACCGCACCGCACCTGGGGTATTTCTAGTGGCGTCCCATCTCCCCGGCCTGaggcgatgacgacgacgatgatgaggcTGAGGCAGCACCTGGGcctggcctcctcctcctcctcctcctcccctgctattatttatttataccTCCGCCATCGCCAGGCTCGGCAACAACACCCACCGCCGCCGAACAAGTACTACTAGCACCACCCTAAAGCAGCTCCTCCTCGCCttcctcctcatcctcgtcttctTGATCCCCAGCTCCGTCTTGTTGCCCCCAGCTCGGCCTCGGATCATGTCGTCCTCTGCTTCCGACTCTGCCTCGTCCGCGGCGCCGTTCGAGAAGCCCAGGGCCGTGGTCAAGAAGCTCCTCGCGGAGTCGCAGCCCGAGGGGCAGGGCGCAACCGTCCGCAGGAGCATCGGCAGGTAAGCAAAGCTGCCAGATGCTCTGATTCCCGTCCGTCTCCTTCTCTCCTCCATCAGTCGTTGACTTGTTTGTTGTCCTCGCCGCCGTGCGCCTACCTACTTTGCTTGCAGGCATGAACTCCGGAACCTGGATCCCTTCCTCATGCTCGACGAGTTCTCAGGTACTGCTACTCCATTTCCGCCCAAATTTTCTGCCAATTCGCACGCCCGGGTCGTCAAGCTGCCTGCTGTTTCCTCACCTCTATCTCTCTCGATTCGTCTTCGCAGTCTCCAAGCCCGCCGGATTCCCCGACCACCCACACAGAGGATTCGAGACCGTCACCTACATGCTCGAGGTGCGTCGCGTCCGCTCAACgcttctctcctcttctctctctctcttcaacgCCCACGAGGTGTTCGCTGAAACGTCCCCTTCTGCTTTCGGGTTGTTGCTGCAGGGCGCCTTCACCCACCAGGACTTCGCCGGCCACAAGGGCACCATCAAAACAGGCGACGTCCAATGGATGACGGCGGGGCGCGGCATCGTGCACTCGGAGATGCCGGCGGGGGACGGCGTGCAGAaggggctacagctctggatcAACCTCTCCGCCAAGGACAAGATGATCGAGCCGCGGTACCAGGAGCTGGAGAGCAAGGACATCAGCCGCGGGGAGAGAGACGGCGTGGAGGCGCGCGTCATCGCCGGGGAGGCCCTGGGCGCGGCGTCGCCCGTGTACACGCGGACGCCCACCATGTACGTCGACTTCACCATGCGCCCCGGGTCACGCCTCCACCAGCCGGTGCCCGAAGGGTGGAACGCCTTCGTCTacgtcgtcgacggcgagggcgTGTTCGGGCGGGACAAGGCCGCGCCCACCGCCGCGCACCACTGCCTCGTGCTTGGACCCGGCGACGGGCTCAGCGTGTGGAATCGGTCTGACAGGCCGCTCAGGTTCGTGCTCGTCGCCGGGAAGCCGCTTGGTGAGCCCGTGGTGCAGCATGGGCCCTTCGTCATGAACTCGCGCGCCGAGATCCAGcaggccatggaggactactaCTATGGCAAGAATGGATTCGAGAGGGCCAGCCAGTggagctcctcctccgcctgatCGTGATCGGCGAGGCAATCGCACCAAATCTAATCTCACGTGCAAAATAAACATTTTTAATTAAATTTCTTGGCTTGTACGACTGGCCATTTGTTTGTTGGGGAAGGCTAGAACGTTCCACACTCTGATTttgattattcttttttctagcAACCATTGTACTAGTAGCATGTCATTTATTAGTGTGGTGAATTGGTGATTGAAATAAACAGTGTGGAAAATTGATAGTATCAATAAAGTATTATTGTATTATTAGTACTATGGAAAATCGTATCCAGACCATGAATCGGAGTATTGTATTAGCTCGTTCATTTATGCGTGGCGACATTTATTCATTTACCCGGGTATGGAAATTTTTTTATGCATTCTCTCTAAGAGCAAAAACAATATTTCAGCACATGGtgttttttctcataataaatcgaCAAACAATATCAGCATAAGTTAAATTTCAACGAAACAAGCAAGATAGTGACCAACAATATTAGTAGGAAAAGAGTGTGATTAAGAAGTGGTATAATAAAAAGAGCTCGAGAACTTTGAAATTTTTCAGTAACATGAGAGGAATTCTGATACTGAGACTGAAGGAAAAGACTCAATAAATTATGGGATAACTTTTTGAGTGGAGATGGTGAACATGATACAAATCCGTGACATTTTGAGCTCCAAAATGTACTGAGCCGAACCTTCTACAGGTACAGT contains:
- the LOC110430178 gene encoding LOW QUALITY PROTEIN: pirin-like protein (The sequence of the model RefSeq protein was modified relative to this genomic sequence to represent the inferred CDS: deleted 1 base in 1 codon), with translation MTTTMMRLRQHLGLASSSSSSSPAIFIYTSAIARLGNNTHRRRTSTTSTTLKQLLLAFLLILVFLIPSSVLLPPARPRIMSSSASDSASSAAPFEKPRAVVKKLLAESQPEGQGATVRRSIGRHELRNLDPFLMLDEFSVSKPAGFPDHPHRGFETVTYMLEGAFTHQDFAGHKGTIKTGDVQWMTAGRGIVHSEMPAGDGVQKGLQLWINLSAKDKMIEPRYQELESKDISRGERDGVEARVIAGEALGAASPVYTRTPTMYVDFTMRPGSRLHQPVPEGWNAFVYVVDGEGVFGRDKAAPTAAHHCLVLGPGDGLSVWNRSDRPLRFVLVAGKPLGEPVVQHGPFVMNSRAEIQQAMEDYYYGKNGFERASQWSSSSA